GGGTCTACGAGATAACCGAGGCGGGGAAAGAGACACTGGAAGAGGGCAAGAAAAAGCTGAAGGAGCTCTGCACGGAACTCCTGGGGGAATGAACGATGGAAGAAAGGGAAAAGAAAATCTTCGGCGTTAGCTGGAACGTCTTCCTTCTCGGGATCGTCAGCTTCCTCAACGATATGAGCAGCGAAATGATAATGCCCGTGATGCCGAGCTACCTGATGGAGGTCCTCGACGCCGGAAAGCTCCTCAGCGGCTCCGTCATGGGAGCAATAGAGAGCATGAGCTCCCTCTTCAAGGTGGCCTTCGGCTACGTGAGCGACCGCTTTAGAAAGAGGAAGGTATTCGTCTTCGCCGGTTACGCCCTCTCGACCCTGGCCAAAGGAGCTCTAGCGCTAACCCGCTACTGGTGGGACTTCCTCCTACTGAGGGCCCTCGACAGGATAGGCAAGGGGATAAGAACCGCCCCTAGGGACGCGCTTATAGCCGAATCTACTGAAAAGGGAAAGACCGGCAAATCCTTCGGCTTCCACCGAATGATGGACACCCTTGGAGCCGTCGCCGGTCCGCTCGTTACCATAGGCCTCATCGAGCTCCTGAAGAGCCTTCCGGCGGAAACGGCCTACCGCTACATCTTTTTGCTCTCGGCCCTTCCGGGAGCGATATCTCTGTTCGTCATAATCCTCTTCGTGAAGGACAGGGGCGGTGAGGTTAAGAAGAAGATAAGGGGCATATCCACGCTGAAAAACAGAAACCTCCAGCTTTTCCTTGCCGTCGTTGCCATTGGGGCGCTGGGGAGATACAGCTACGCCTTCATGATGTGGAAGGCCCAGGAGCTCGGTTACTCCGTGGTTCAAAGCATAGCCTTCTACGCGCTGTTCAACCTCATCTACGCCCTCTCGGCCTATCCCTTAGGGGTTTACTCGGACAGGTTCGGCAAGAAGAGGATGATAACCCTCGGATTTGGCGTTGCGGCTTTAGCGGCCTTGGCTTTCGCCTACGCGAGGAATCTCTACACGCTCATAGCGGCCTTCGTGCTCTACGGCATCTACATCGCCATCGAGGACACGGTTCCAAGGGCGTACATGGCGGATCTGGCGAGGGAATACGAGAAGGGCACCATAATAGGTGCATACCACACCGTCTTCGGAATCTTTGTCCTTCCGGCATCGGTGATAGCGGGCTGGCTCTGGGGGAGCTACTCCCTGGCGTATTCCTTCACCTTTGCGGCTTTGATGAACGTCATTGCCATGGTTCTAATGACCATCGTGGAGGAATAGCTCCCCCAATTTCATTGTAGAAAAGATAAGAAGGCCAGTTCATGCCTCTAGCTTCTCTAGCTCCTCCTTTCCAACGAGAAGAGGTCTCTCGGCTTCAATGATGTAGCTGAGCTCCCACTTGACCTCGCCCTTGTTCATAGCCTTTGCATAGCGCTCGGCTATTTCTTCCGCCTCCTCAAGTGAAGACGCCTCTATGATCCTCCTGACGTACCACTTCATATCTCCGAAGCGAAGCTTGAACTCCGCCATGTACACGGCCATCACCGCAGAAAGTTGGAGGGGAACTATAAAAACCTAAGGCTCCACTGCCCGGTAAATCCCGTCAACCTCTCCAGCCTCGAAGATCTTGCCGCCTTCCTTCGTCCTCAGCTCAACGAGAACCTTCTCCGGAGCCTTCTCAACCTCTTCCTCAACCTTCCTCGTGCTGAGGACCTGAATGAAGGCATCGCCGAGCCTCTCGAACTCGAAAACTAGCGCATCGTCCTCCCAGCGGTGGCCGCGGTAAGAAACGCCCCCCATTCTAAAGGTAACCTCAAGAACTATCCTCATCAACATTCCTCCAGATGTCCTTATATCAATGGGTAGTCGGGGGGGTTAAAAAAGATTGCCTAGAAAAAGAAAAACTCCGTCAGTCCTTTTTCTTCAGCTTGAGAACCTGCTTGGCGAACTCCTCAAGGACCTCCTTGCGCATGCCCTCGAAGAACTTTATCGAACCTGCATAACTGTGGCCGCCTCCCTCTATCCCTGCGCTCGGCAGGGCCTCCTGGAGCTTCGGGATTATCTCGTTGAGGTCGAAGCCGTAAGCTGCCATGCCGTCGGCGGCTCTCACAACTGCAAAGTCCGGACCGTAAGCTAAAGTCAGTATCGGCGCGTCCTCACCGTACTTCTCCTTGAAGTGGTCGTGGATTAGGCCGGAGAGCTTGCCCGGGGAGGGATAAGAAAACTTCGGGGCGAAGAGCTCGATGTCTATAGTGTTGAACCTTATCCCGTTGGGCAGGACTACGCTCTTGACGTGGGGCAGTGAAGCCTTCAAAGCCTTCTCCTGCTTCTCCTTTACCTCGGGATAGATCGCGTTTATCAGCTCGCGGTGCCTCTGGAGGTTTCCAGTGAGGAGGAGTATTTCGTCTATTACGCCGTGCCCGTCCATGAACTTCCAGTAGAAGGCCTCATGGTCTATCACCTCGGCTATCTTCTTGAGGTCATCCTCGTCGAGGCCCTTTGCCTTCTTTGCTATCTCAAGGTACTGGTAGAACTCCGGGGCCTTGCTCCTGTCGCCGGTTCCGGCTATGGCAGGCAGGTGCTTTATCCTGTCCTCAACTTCAGGGTTGATAAACCGAGCAACTTCCGTTGCCAGCATCCCGGCGGTGAGCTCGTAGTAGCCGCGCTTTATATGGTGCGGGTTGACGTGCACATCAACGTAGTCATCGACCTTGGCCTTATCCTCGCT
This window of the Thermococcus thermotolerans genome carries:
- a CDS encoding MFS transporter, translating into MEEREKKIFGVSWNVFLLGIVSFLNDMSSEMIMPVMPSYLMEVLDAGKLLSGSVMGAIESMSSLFKVAFGYVSDRFRKRKVFVFAGYALSTLAKGALALTRYWWDFLLLRALDRIGKGIRTAPRDALIAESTEKGKTGKSFGFHRMMDTLGAVAGPLVTIGLIELLKSLPAETAYRYIFLLSALPGAISLFVIILFVKDRGGEVKKKIRGISTLKNRNLQLFLAVVAIGALGRYSYAFMMWKAQELGYSVVQSIAFYALFNLIYALSAYPLGVYSDRFGKKRMITLGFGVAALAALAFAYARNLYTLIAAFVLYGIYIAIEDTVPRAYMADLAREYEKGTIIGAYHTVFGIFVLPASVIAGWLWGSYSLAYSFTFAALMNVIAMVLMTIVEE